A region from the Rhizoctonia solani chromosome 13, complete sequence genome encodes:
- a CDS encoding ATPase has product MLLHRRLSSRASDRLSPSLVNTAIRSANPQYKIRHFSQETAEKINPASENTSRALQPTDLLELYRGLVIRGDIKHDEEQVRTVMRLRRLSKALEGYIPNLISGHAVPAITPPGTSWWTPHHKLEEESSLRPSKESKALLRRVDIGKEMEDLPFPKGLILTAPPGRGKTFLLDLWFSSLPTKHKVRKHYSTLVLEMYRAVWEESQHRAKVAQAQRHLEAQTGMNRVKWSAELKQKWKSLFERGIWDQQPTVDTPAGTTTHISPLPISQILAARLLLRQGWLLHIDELQLLDIGSATILSDVLAHFWKMGGVVVATSNKVPGELYKNGLGAERVKGFIAALEARCDVFTVGGGLDWRREEDEDEIDGARASGEDKPKRNWFTRGQQADFNRIVGAILQDRQPVHTTLTIFSRSFTILKAYPPTVTSPPAAQFAFDELCNTALGTADYATLASTFPTLIITDIPILKLATKDRARRFISLIDALYEARVKIICMAEAEIDGTFFPEELRGEELEGRDNEQTMMEEALSEGNIVYRPNVSTYQPVDQDPPAERDNKKPSPRTSRKEGLSIKELSIFTGKFIRIYSSPPLPIYHVVLPGQEEKFAYSRATSRLVQMTSPKYAAQAIWQPLTRAQQPWHVDTPPSRPSDYNQIPTFATEDQVLEKDWAEEASYDARRSRRGRPEPPRLSENHAWGVRDDWGKGVGDWGKGKPRR; this is encoded by the exons ATGCTTCTCCATCGGCGCCTATCATCTCGAGCATCCGATCGACTTTCCCCTTCTCTCGTCAACACCGCGATTCGAAGTGCCAATCCACAGTACAAGATCCGTCACTTCTCACAGGAGACCGCAGAAAAGATAAATCCAGCTTCAGAAAATACCAGCCGAGCGCTACAACCGACAGATCTACTTGAACTATACCGTGGTCTAGTCATACGAGGGGATATTAAACATGACGAAGAACAAGTTAGGACTGTAATGAGA CTCAGGCGACTGTCCAAGGCACTCGAAGGTTACATCCCCAACTTAATCTCCGGACACGCCGTCCCAGCCATCACTCCGCCAGGAACGAGTTGGTGGACTCCACATCATAAGCTCGAAGAGGAGAGCTCACTTCGCCCATCCAAGGAGTCAAAAGCTCTGCTCCGGAGGGTCGATATAGGGAAGGAGATGGAGGACCTCCCATTTCCGAAGG GACTAATTCTGACCGCTCCCCCTGGTCGAGGAAAAACATTCCTACTCGACCTTTGGTTTTCGTCGCTGCCTACCAAACACAAAGTCCGAAAACACTATAGTACACTTGTATTGGAAATGTACAGAGCTGTTTGGGAGGAAAGTCAGCACCGTGCGAAAGTCGCTCAAGCCCAACGTCACCTGGAGGCCCAAACTGGAATGAACAGGGTTAAATGGTCCGCCGAGCTCAAACAAAAATGGAAGTCCCTCTTTGAACGCGGGATCTGGGACCAACAACCAACCGTTGATACACCGGCTGGTACCACCACGCACATATCGCCCCTTCCGATCTCACAAATTCTCGCCGCACGCCTTTTATTACGGCAAGGGTGGCTGCTTCACATTGATGAACTTCAGCTACTCGATATTGGGAGCGCAACGATTTTATCTGATGTGCTTGCTCATTTTTGGAAGATGGGTGGTGTCGTAGTCGCTACCTCAAACAAGGTCCCCGGAGAGCTGTACAAGAACGGCTTAGGAGCAGAACGTGTTAAAGGATTTATTGCGGCTCTAGAAGCAAGGTGTGATGTCTTTACGGTCGGCGGTGGGCTTGATTGGAGAAGAgaagaggatgaagacgagATAGATGGAGCACGAGCCAGCGGGGAGGACAAACCGAAGCGGAATTGGTTCACTCGTGGACAACAAGCTGATTTTAATCGTATAGTTGGAGCCATTTTGCAGGATCGGCAAC CGGTTCATACCACCTTGACCATTTTCTCGAGATCCTTTACCATTCTCAAGGCATATCCTCCAACTGTTACTTCTCCACCAGCCGCACAATTCGCATTTGACGAATTATGCAATACCGCCCTTGGTACAGCCGATTATGCAACACTCGCCTCGACGTTTCCTACTTTGATTATCACGGACATACCGATCTTGAAGCTTGCAACCAAGGATAGAGCAAGACGATTCATCTCTTTGATTGATGCCCTGTACGAGGCGCGAGTCAAGATTATTTGTATGGCCGAAGCCGAGATCGATGGAACATTCTTCCCCGAGGAATTGAGAGGCGAAGAGTTAGAAGGGAGAGATAATGAGCAAACAATGATGGAAGAGGCTCTCTCCGAAGGGAATATTGTCTATCGACCCAATGTCTCGACTTACCAACCTGTTGATCAAGATCCTCCTGCTGAACGGGACAATAAGAAGCCATCGCCAAGAACCTCGAGAAAAGAAGGACTTTCAATTAAAGAATTATCGATATTTACTGGCAAGTttatacgcatatattcatccCCCCCTCTACCTATTTACCATGTGGTGCTTCCAGGTCAAGAAGAAAAGTTCGCATATTCTCGTGCAACCTCTCGTCTCGTCCAAATGACTTCACCCAAATACGCCGCGCAGGCAATATGGCAACCTTTAACCCGGGCACAACAGCCGTGGCACGTCGACACGCCGCCCTCTCGGCCGTCCGACTACAATCAGATTCCGACTTTTGCTACCGAGGATCAGGTGTTAGAGAAGGATTGGGCAGAAGAAGCGTCGTATGATGCCCGACGTAGTCGGAGGGGTCGTCCTGAGCCACCTCGATTGAGCGAAAACCATGCTTGGGGTGTGCGAGATGACTGGGGAAAGGGTGTAGGCGACTGGGGGAAGGGGAAACCCAGGCGGTGA
- a CDS encoding poly(A)+ RNA export protein, protein MARPKSSTKAAAASTETKKATTSKPRASATKAAATEKVEKAEKATTKKTAPRTSKGAASKAAAEPKKAPTRGRKRAPDDEPASSAPAKPTKKAKADTAAETAAEETAAEETAAEEEATKEKEETAQESTQPEPETEAPKPKVNGVKKTDSLLSNSSRRRGQPPKPKPAGTTLNSVPAIPEHPRPAYQILVFGNGDSSQFGMGPNATGEYPRPRMQKFFKTASDEGKLGGEGAGVESLAAGGLHTLAIDEAGKVWTWGTNDDGALGRLVEGPDPEDPSKTIDSDVAESTPTVLNTLAEEQFRAVSVAAGNNVSLALGTNGQLRAWGSFRSNEGAFGFDGRPGSARIQYLPTTLEALTKDVFVQIACGGDHCLALTETGHVYVWGTGEQFQLGRKVLERHKKRGLFPEKLHLRNIVSIGCGAYHSFAIDKKGVVYAWGLNVKRQCGIPGEEDQILQPTPIPALHPDVLGHDARVVQASGGNHHSVFVTSDGRVYACGTLTDSQLGIGDDHPAIVNPDDEEEAKFAMSEPVLVPFPPPPTADKLDPDVGPYAEASVYPPRTPIVRVSVGTDYTLAVSKSGHVYSWGDGQSCELGLTKEEDDEESVVQQKTPKRIVWKNVDNWFVQDASAGGQHCMLLVKKIEE, encoded by the exons ATGGCCCGCCCTAAATCGTCTACGAAAGCTGCTGCTGCGAGTACGGAGACAAAGAAGGCTACGACTTCGAAGCCTCGAGCGTCTGCTACCAAAGCTGCGGCAACCGAAAAGGTAGAAAAGGCCGAAAAGGCAACTACCAAGAAGACTGCACCCAGAACTAGCAAGGGGGCTGCGTCCAAGGCAGCCGCAGAGCCCAAGAAGGCTCCCACACGCGGCCGGAAACGTGCTCCTGACGATGAGCCTGCCTCTAGCGCTCCTGCCAAACCCACCAAAAAGGCCAAGGCCGATACTGCCGCGGAGACTGCTGCTGAAGAGACCGCTGCCGAGGAGACTGCCGCTGAGGAAGAGGCCAccaaggagaaggaggaGACTGCCCAAGAGTCGACTCAGCCCGAGCCAGAGACAGAAGCGCCCAAACCAAAGGTCAATGGCGTCAAGAAAACCGACAGTCTGCTCTCCAATTCCTCTCGTAGGAGAGGTCAGCCTCCCAAGCCCAAGCCGGCTGGTACCACACTCAACTCGGTTCCTGCTATTCCCGAGCACCCTCGACCCGCCTACCAGATTTTGGTCTTTGGCAACGGAGACTCGTCGCAGTTTGGCATGGGCCCTAACGCTACGGGCGAGTACCCTCGCCCGAGGATGCAAAAGTTCTTCAAAACGGCCTCGGACGAGGGCAAATTAGGTGGAGAAGGCGCTGGCGTCGAATCTCTTGCCGCAGGAGGCTTGCACACCCTTGCGATTGACGAGGCTGGCAAG GTTTGGACTTGGGGAACCAACGACGATGGCGCGCTTGGGCGTTTGGTCGAGGGGCCCGACCCTGAGGACCCATCCAAGACCATTGACAGCGACGTTGCCGAATCCACCCCAACTGTGCTTAACACCCTGGCCGAAGAACAGTTCCGCGCCGTCTCGGTCGCTGCTGGAAACAACGTGAGCCTTGCCTTGGGCACAAACGGACAACTCCGCGCTTGGGGTTCTTTCCGA TCGAATGAGGGAGCCTTTGGTTTCGATGGCAGACCCGGCTCTGCCCGTATTCAGTACCTTCCCACAACACTCGAAGCGCTCACCAAGGACGTCtttgttcaaattgcctGTGGAGGGGACCATTGCTTGGCACTTACGGAAACTGGACATGTGTATGTCTGGGGCACAGGCGAACAATTCCAACTCGGTCGCAAGGTTCTTGAACGACACAAGAAGCGAG GCCTGTTCCCTGAAAAACTTCACTTGCGCAATATTGTTTCGATCGGATGCGGTGCATACCACTCTTTCGCAATCGACAAGAAGGGTGTTGTCTATGCATGGGGACTCAACGTCAAGCGCCAGTGTGGTATCCCTGGCGAAGAAGATCAAATTCTTCAACCTACCCCTATACCCGCCTTACACCCCGACGTTCTTGGCCACGACGCCCGTGTTGTTCAAGCTAGCGGTGGAAACCATCATTCGGTATTCGTTACCTCCGATGGCCGAGTCTACGCCTGTGGAACCTTGACCGACTCTCAATTGGGCATCGGTGATGACCACCCGGCGATCGTTAACCCGGACGATGAGGAAGAGGCCAAGTTCGCCATGTCCGAACCTGTCCTCGTTCCTTTCCCCCCACCTCCCACCGCCGACAAACTCGACCCAGACGTCGGACCCTATGCCGAAGCGTCGGTATACCCTCCACGCACACCCATTGTTCGCGTCTCGGTCGGAACAGACTATACTCTTGCCGTTTCGAAGTCCGGACATGTCTACAGCTGGGGCGACGGTCAATCGTGCGAACTTGGGTTGACCAAAGAGGAAGACGACGAAGAGAGCGTTGTGCAGCAAAAGACACCGAAACGAATCGTGTGGAAGAACGTTGACAATTGGTTTGTCCAGGACGCGAGTGCGGGTGGACAGCATTGTATGCTTTTGGTCAAGAAGATCGAAGAGTAA
- a CDS encoding isoprenylcysteine carboxyl methyltransferase → MIIYIAGLHISISQTQALNAAGWASIIYWFNRCLPSAHQRAQIEKEAGAIKAMPPGKQGQSISVIHGLGLFVPIAAFVFTLPFTGFRVPGWLSKTSLPPIESNKLYIGLRLGACAATFVGVYGARLTFKHLGSQWGAIGVRERPKIVKTGPYALVRHPGYFLAMSEQLILIPMFWNWVFAPALVLTSIAFAIKMPMEEKVIEENAEIGEAYRQYKKEVPYRIIPYVW, encoded by the exons ATGATCATCTACATCGCAGGTTTGCATATCTCCATTTCCCAGACTCAGGCTCTCAATGCGGCCGGCTGGGCGTCCATTATCTATTGGTTCAATCGGTGCCTCCCAAGCGCACACCAGCGGGCTCAAATTGAGAAGGAGGCGGGAGCGATCAAGGCGATGCCTCCTGGCAAGCAAGGCCAAAGTATTTCAGTCATTCATGGCTTGGGATTGTTTGTCCCTATTGCTGCATTTGTATTCACGTTGCCTTTTACGGGATTCCGTGTCCCGGGATGGCTGTCCAAGACTAGTTTGCCTCCTATCGAGAGCAACAAGCTATACATTGGCTTGAGGCTCGGTGCATGTGCTGCAACGTTCGTGGGTGTGTATGGAGCCAGGCTTACATTTAAGCATCTTGGTTCGCAGTGGGGAGCTATCGGg GTTCGTGAGCGGCCCAAGATTGTGAAGACTGGGCCATATGCTCTCGTCCGTCACCCAGGATACTT CCTTGCCATGTCTGAACAATTGATTCTTATT CCCATGTTCTGGAACTGGGTTTTTGCACCTGCCCTTGTTCTTACTTCGATTGCCTTCGCAATCAAAATGCCAATGGAG GAGAAGGTGATCGAAGAGAATGCAGAGATCGGTGAGGCGTACAGACAGTACAAAAAAGAAGTTCCTTATCGTATCATCCCTTATGTTTGGTGA
- a CDS encoding dynactin subunit 5 translates to MCLGFYRFGPDGASWDDAGSCTPPRLGYTVDDAILQLTGQKDLAKIALKALMGILILHPIACGLVFLSLLASLVTTWHPVRALNVISLIAVILSAVAATIVFVIDIVLIPIARQKVEEATKNALTVALGNGAWMTLGAVAALWLGVIGASVIACGCFGCGKRRGRRAKKNQYGGAEKLHSLDNGSSATATEMSPRQRNKVSRRATIAGPQNIILGGKTVIASGAIIRGDLRRTGTGSAVVISLGRYCLISEQCIMRPPYKTYRGNFNYYPMKIGDHVHIGAGTVVEAATIGNHVEIGKNCVIGKFTIIKDCAKIDDNSIVPPNTVIPALARFGGSPAQFIEELPESTMENVEIHTKGYYSRFQPQEPAGH, encoded by the exons ATGTGCCTTGGATTCTACAGATTCGG GCCCGACGGCGCAAGTTGGGACGATGCTGGCTCTTGCACGCCTCCAAGGCTAGGGTATACTGTCGACGATGCCATCTTGCAACTTAC AGGACAGAAAGATCTTGCCAAAATTGCGCTTAAAGCTCTCATGGGTATCCTCATCTTGCATCCTATTG CCTGTGGACTTGTGTTCCTCTCTCTCCTTGCGTCGCTCGTAACGACCTGGCACCCGGTCAGGGCTCTTAACGTGATATCCCTGATTGCTGTGATTCTCTCGGCCGTGGCGGCGACAATCGTTTTTGTCATTGACA TTGTTTTGATTCCGATCGCACGTCAAAAGGTCGAAGAAGCTACCAAGAACGCCCTCACCGTTGCGCTAGGAAATGGGGCTTGGATGACTTTGGGTGCTGTGGCTGCTTTGTGGTTGGGCGTGATCGGGGCCAGTGTGATTGCTTGCGGGTGCTTCGGATGTGGAAAGCGTCGGGG TCGTCGCGCAAAGAAGAACCAATATGGTGGTGCAGAAAAGTTGCACAGTCTGGACAATGGAAGCTCTGCGACTGCGACTGAGATGAGTCCTCGCCAGA GAAATAAAGTCTCTCGGCGCGCCACTATTGCAGGTCCTCAGAATATCATACTAGGCGGAAAGACCGTTATAGCCAGCGGCGCAATCATTCGTGGAGATTTAAGACGAACTGGGACAGGGTCGGCGGTCGTTATTTCGCTAGGGAGGTACTGTCTGATCAGTGAGCAATGTATCATGAG GCCGCCGTATAAGACCTATCGGGGTAATTTTAACTATTACCCTATGAAGATTGGCGATCATGTTCACATTGGTGCGGGCACCGTGGTGGAAGCTGCCACAATCGGAAACCACGTTGAGATTGGGAAAAACTGCGTGATT GGCAAGTTCACTATAATCAAAGATTGCGCGAAAATCGATGATAATTCGATTGTACCGCCCAATACGGTTATTCCTGCGCTCGCGAGGTTTGGGGGCTCACCTG CCCAATTTATTGAGGAACTTCCAGAGTCTACGATGGAGAATGTCGAGATTCATACCAAGGGATATTATTCGCGGTTTCAACCGCAGGAGCCTGCAGGCCACTAG
- a CDS encoding CHAT domain protein — MPPNSIDLAQAARNGPVVVINCEENNCDALLIVPGRVNVTHIPLPNFTGTKAQRIRLEMENSSRSRRSSERGAERRPMQEEELGFENILSDLWYDIVKPVLDFLGYTKNTDETAKNVPHITWCPTGAVSFLPLHAAGDYNQPQSRVFDHVISSYTPTLTALLGSSLGTLNRDSRVLVVGQEATPGHQRLPGTVKELECVTGHLKGRVKYSELLGSQATTGAVLDAMEQHDWVHLACHAHQNVQNPTESGFFLHNGTLNLESINRRFFKNKGLAFLSACQTATGDEKLPDEAIHLASGMLMSGYSSVIATMWSVYDDDAPLVADKVYGWLMKDGKLGSGEAGKALHYAVAELRDKVGEKNFSRWVPYIHIGS; from the exons ATGCCACCAAATTCGATTGATCTTGCCCAAGCTGCAAGAAACGGACCGGTTGTCGTTATCAACTGCGAGGAAAATAATTGCGATGCACTTTTGATCGTACCTGGACGTGTCAACGTTACTCACATCCCTCTCCCCAACTTTACTGGAACGAAGGCTCAGCGAATTCGTTTAGAAATGGAAAACTCGAGCAGGAGCCGGCGATCGAGTGAACGCGGCGCTGAACGCCGGCCAATGCAGGAGGAAGAACTGGGCTTCGAAAACATACTGTCGGACCTCTGGTACGATATTGTCAAGCCAGTGCTAGACTTCTTGGGATATACG AAAAATACCGATGAGACAGCGAAGAACGTGCCGCATATAACATGGTGTCCGACAGGCGCAGTGTCGTTTCTACCATTGCATGCTGCCGGGGATTACAACCAACCGCAATCACGAGTATTCGATCATGTCATATCCTCTTACACGCCTACGCTCACCGCTCTTCTCGGCTCATCTCTTGGCACACTGAACCGTGATTCGCGAGTACTCGTTGTTGGCCAAGAAGCTACACCAGGCCATCAGAGGTTGCCAGGTACCGTCAAAGAGCTTGAATGTGTAACGGGACATCTAAAAGGGAGAGTCAAGTACTCGGAGCTGTTGGGAAGTCAAGCAACCACTGGGGCCGTTCTCGATGCAATGGAGCAACACGACTGGGTCCATCTTGCCTGCCATGCCCATCAGAATGTCCAGAACCCAACCGAAAGCGGATTCTTCCTGCACAATGGCACGCTGAACCTAGAGTCGATCAACCGGAGATTCTTCAAGAACAAAGGTTTGGCATTCTTGTCCGCTTGCCAAACCGCGACGGGCGACGAGAAGCTACCTGACGAAGCTATTCATCTTGCATCAGGTATGCTGATGTCCGGGTATTCGAGCGTGATTGCCACAATGTGGTCGGTGTACGATGATGATGCACCGCTAGTAGCTGACAAGGTGTATGGTTGGTTGATGAAGGACGGAAAGCTTGGGAGCGGAGAAGCAGGCAAAGCGCTACATTACGCGGTTGCAGAGTTGCGGGACAAGGTCGGGGAAAAGAATTTCAGTCGGTGGGTGCCATATATCCATATAGGCTCCTAG
- a CDS encoding TPR-2 domain-containing protein yields MDSDSDFQACDLSRERLSQMWKSHIDEFRRFGRLNDIEKAIEYGTHALGFTPQGHTRWPDLRADLGVSYGVRYQRLGNHADLDSAIEHFSNALSLTPEGHPNLPARHAGLGASYGVRYRSLGELTDLEKATEYISRAVALTPDGHPDLPGRYANLGVTHTDRYRRLGELNDLEKSIEYKSRAVALTPDDHPSLPHHHAALGESYRDRYQRLGELNDLEKAIECDSSALMLTPEGHPDLPDWHAGLATSYGHRYKRLGELSDLEKSTKFFSHALEFTPDDHPYLADRHADLGVSYNDRYRHLGELIDLEKSIEYTSHALTLTPNGHPDLPDRCASLGASYTDRYQRLGELTDLESAIVYDLRALTLTPEGHPRLPDRHASLGVSHGDRYRRLGELADLEKSVEYKHRALLFTPEGHPDSSDRYAALGVAYIDRYKRLGELIDLENSVVCNTRALTLTPHGHPDLSDRHANTGASYIDRFWRLGELSDLQEAIEFFSRALELTSDGHAELPGRYANLGLSYSSRYRRLDELADLEKSIEYRSHALALTPKNHPHLSDRHADLGVSYTDRYQRLGEVSDLQKLIDSHFRALSLTPDGHPNLCLRHFNWALGCHSQYQHTHEVSQLDASLDSFRKASQLLNGTPRNVFNCALAWAKLASKHAYLKIIEAFRAAIEALPHFIWLGSTTAQRYEDILSAENLAVRAASTTILSSEYSLALEWLEHARCVVWNQSLMLRSPVDVLQSSHPGLATQIKSISQQLHYANSESPTT; encoded by the exons ATGGATTCGGATAGTGATTTTCAAGCGTGCGACTTAA GTCGTGAACGCCTATCTCAGATGTGGAAGTCTCATATTGATGAATTTCGACGCTTTGGAAGGCTCAATGATATCGAGAAAGCAATCGAGTATGGGACTCATGCACTAGGCTTCACGCCTCAAGGTCACACGAGGTGGCCAGACCTACGAGCTGACCTAGGCGTGTCGTATGGTGTTCGATATCAGCGACTGGGCAATCATGCCGATCTCGACAGTGCGATTGAGCACTTCTCCAATGCACTCTCACTCACTCCTGAAGGTCACCCAAATTTGCCGGCTCGGCATGCTGGCCTGGGCGCGTCATATGGGGTTCGGTACCGAAGTCTGGGCGAGCTTACCGACCTCGAAAAAGCAACAGAGTACATTTCTCGCGCAGTCGCACTCACACCTGACGGACACCCGGACTTACCAGGTCGATATGCTAATCTGGGCGTAACACATACAGATCGATATAGACGCCTGGGTGAACTCAATGACCTTGAAAAGTCAATCGAATACAAGTCTCGTGCGGTTGCACTCACTCCAGACGACCATCCTAGCTTGCCACACCATCATGCTGCTCTAGGCGAGTCATACAGAGACCGATATCAACGCCTGGGCGAACTCAATGACTTGGagaaggcaatcgaatgcgaCTCTAGTGCACTCATGCTCACTCCCGAAGGACACCCAGACTTGCCGGATTGGCATGCTGGTCTGGCGACGTCATACGGCCATCGATACAAACGCCTAGGAGAACTCAGCGACCTTGAAAAATCGACCAAATTCTTCTCTCATGCGCTCGAATTTACTCCCGACGACCACCCGTATTTGGCAGACAGGCATGCTGACTTAGGAGTATCATATAATGATCGATACCGGCACCTTGGTGAACTAATTGACCTCGAAAAGTCAATCGAATATACGTCTCATGCCCTTACACTCACCCCCAACGGCCATCCAGACCTGCCAGACCGGTGCGCTAGTCTTGGGGCATCATACACTGACCGGTATCAACGCCTGGGGGAGCTCACTGACCTTGAAAGTGCAATTGTATACGACCTCCGTGCACTCACGCTCACCCCCGAAGGCCACCCGCgcttgccagaccgacatgcTAGTCTAGGCGTGTCACATGGCGATCGATACCGACGCCTGGGCGAGCTCGCTGACCTTGAGAAATCGGTCGAATACAAGCATAGAGCTCTTTTATTTACCCCCGAGGGACATCCGGATTCCTCAGACCGGTATGCTGCGCTGGGTGTGGCATATATCGATCGTTATAAGCGCCTAGGCGAACTGATTGACCTCGAAAACTCAGTTGTATGCAATACCCGCGCTCTCACACTCACTCCCCATGGACACCCGGACCTAtcagaccgacatgccaaCACAGGTGCATCGTATATTGATCGATTTTGGCGCTTAGGTGAACTCAGTGACCTCCAAGAAGCGATTGAGTTCTTCTCTCGTGCACTGGAACTCACTTCAGATGGACACGCAGAGCTGCCAGGCCGGTATGCGAATCTAGGCCTATCATACTCCAGCCGATATCGACGCCTGGATGAGCTTGCTGACCTCGAAAAGTCGATCGAATACAGATCTCATGCACTCGCGCTCACTCCTAAAAATCATCCACACTTATCAGATCGGCACGCTGATCTTGGGGTATCATACACTGATCGGTACCAACGTCTGGGAGAAGTCAGCGATCTCCAGAAGTTGATTGATTCTCACTTTCGTGCGCTAAGCCTGACCCCTGACGGGCATCCAAATCTATGTTTACGGCATTTCAATTGGGCTTTAGGTTGTCATAGCCAGTATCAGCATACACATGAGGTTTCCCAATTGGACGCGTCACTTGATTCATTTCGCAAAGCATCACAGCTACTGAATGGGACACCGCGCAACGTATTTAACTGTGCTCTTGCATGGGCAAAGCTTGCCTCAAAGCATGCCTACCTCAAAATCATTGAAGCATTTCGTGCAGCCATCGAAGCTCTTCCTCATTTTATCTGGCTCGGCTCTACAACTGCTCAACGATATGAAGATATTTTATCAGCCGAGAACTTGGCCGTACGCGCAGCCTCGACCACCATTTTGTCATCAGAGTACTCTCTCGCGCTTGAGTGGCTCGAACATGCACGATGTGTGGTATGGAATCAGAGCCTTATGCTTCGGTCCCCGGTGGACGTGCTTCAGTCCTCCCATCCTGGCCTTGCCACTCAAATAAAGTCGATCTCCCAGCAACTACATTATGCGAACTCAGAGTCCCCCACTACCTAA